Genomic window (Nitrosophilus kaiyonis):
ACTATCACTGCTTTTTTCTGGGCCTATGCAGATTGCAGCATCAGCAAGTTTTAAATAATGTGCATCTTTATCTGCACTAGAGTAAACAGCAATTGCCTCTTTACCCATCTCTTTAATTGTTCTTATAGCTCTAAGTGCGATCTCTCCTCTATTTGCAATCAATATTTTCTTTATCATTTAGAGCCTCTCAACCAAAAATAGTGGCATATCATATTCTACTGGCTGTCCATCCTCAACTAAAATCTCCAAAATTTTACAATCAAACTCAGCCTCTATCTCATTAAATATTTTCATAGCTTCAATTATTCCTATAGTTTGCCCTTTGCTTACTCTATCTCCAACCTTTACAAAAGGAGGAGAGTCTGGACTTGGTGCTCTATAAAATGTTCCAACCATTGGAGAAGTAATATATTCGCCTTTTTTAGGTGCTTCAGCTTTTTCTTCTTTAGAAACCTCAGTTGTAACAGATGGTGCAACAGGTGCTGAAGGAGTTTGTGTTGGTGCCTGTGTTACTTGCACTGATGGCTGCAAAGCTGTTTCAAAACCTTTTTGCAAAGATATTTCAAAATCTTTATCTTTAACTTTTAGTTTGTTTAGCCCACTTTTATCAAAAATCCTTATTATTTCTTTTATCTCTTTAAAATCCATTGCTAATCCTTAGTTTGAAAGTTTATAATTGGAAATTAGGAATTGGAAATTGGGAATTAGTTAATATAGTTGAAAAACAAATTAGATAAATTCCGATCATCTAATCACTTGAGTATTTTAATTTAACCAAATTCCAAATTCCCAATTCCTAATTACACTAATTTTAATTTGCTATAATATCATAAATTTTATAAATATATATTTTAATTTGAAGGGTTCCAATGGGATTAAAAGCAGATTGTTGGATTAGAGAAAAAGCACTAAAAGAGAAAATGATTGAGCCTTTTTGCGAGGAACAAATAGGAAAAGGCGTAGTTAGTTACGGACTTAGTAGTTATGGATATGACATAAGAGTAAGTGATGAGTTCAAAATTTTTACAAATGTTAATGCAGAAGTTGTTGATCCAAAACATTTTGATGAGAGAAATGTTGTAGATTTTAAAGGAGATGTCTGTATAGTTCCTCCAAACTCTTTTGCATTAGCTAGAACGGTAGAATATTTTAGAATTCCAAGAAATGTTTTGGCAATATGTTTAGGAAAAAGTACTTATGCAAGATGTGGAATTATTGTAAATGTTACTCCATTTGAGCCAGAATTTGAAGGTCATATTACAATTGAGATATCAAACACAACTCCACTTCCAGCAAAAATTTATGCAAATGAAGGAATTGCACAGGTTCTTTTTTTAGAAGGTGATGAAGATTGTGAAATAAGCTATAAAGATAAAAAAGGAAAATATCAAAAACAAAGAGGAATAACTCTTCCAAAAATATTATAAAAATCTTCTCTCAAACCATAGTAAAAATGCCAATACAAGCCAAAAGTGACGAGAAAATCTGTTTCTTTTGG
Coding sequences:
- the accB gene encoding acetyl-CoA carboxylase biotin carboxyl carrier protein — encoded protein: MDFKEIKEIIRIFDKSGLNKLKVKDKDFEISLQKGFETALQPSVQVTQAPTQTPSAPVAPSVTTEVSKEEKAEAPKKGEYITSPMVGTFYRAPSPDSPPFVKVGDRVSKGQTIGIIEAMKIFNEIEAEFDCKILEILVEDGQPVEYDMPLFLVERL
- the dcd gene encoding dCTP deaminase — protein: MGLKADCWIREKALKEKMIEPFCEEQIGKGVVSYGLSSYGYDIRVSDEFKIFTNVNAEVVDPKHFDERNVVDFKGDVCIVPPNSFALARTVEYFRIPRNVLAICLGKSTYARCGIIVNVTPFEPEFEGHITIEISNTTPLPAKIYANEGIAQVLFLEGDEDCEISYKDKKGKYQKQRGITLPKIL